From a region of the Gossypium raimondii mitochondrion, complete genome genome:
- the ccmB gene encoding cytochrome c biogenesis B, whose product MRRLFLELYHKQIFPSTPITSFSPFLSYIVVTPLILGFEKDFSCHFHLGPIRIPPLFSFPPAPFPRNEKEDGTLELYYLSAYCLPKILLLQLVGHRVIQISCVFCGFPMLQLPYQFGRSGMDRLNIPLGSLVLTLLCGIHSRSALGITSSSGWNSSQNPTTSPTLLPLTVSRTSIETEWFHVLLSIGYSSPFVSLFPISVSISLQD is encoded by the coding sequence ATGAGACGACTTTTTCTTGAACTATATCATAAACAGATCTTCCCCTCCACACCAATCACGAGTTTTTCTCCATTCCTCTCGTATATCGTCGTAACGCCCTTAATACTAGGTTTTGAAAAAGACTTTTCATGTCATTTCCATTTAGGTCCGATTCGGATCCCTCCGTTGTTTTCTTTTCCTCCCGCACCTTTTCCTCGAAATGAGAAAGAAGATGGTACACTCGAATTGTATTATTTAAGTGCTTATTGCTTGCCAAAGATCCTACTTCTACAATTGGTAGGTCACCGGGTTATTCAAATAAGTTGTGTTTTCTGTGGTTTTCCCATGTTACAACTTCCGTACCAATTCGGTCGATCCGGAATGGATCGGTTAAACATTCCACTAGGGAGCCTGGTCTTGACTCTTCTGTGTGGTATTCATTCTCGTTCGGCTCTTGGAATCACATCCAGCAGTGGTTGGAACAGCTCGCAAAATCCAACCACTTCACCTACTTTATTGCCCCTAACCGTTTCTCGTACCTCTATTGAAACAGAATGGTTTCATGTTCTTTTATCGATTGGTTATTCCTCTCCGTTCGTATCTCTTTTTCCAATTTCGGTCTCGATTAGTTTACAAGATTGA
- the matR gene encoding maturase-related protein, with translation MKEAIRIVLESIYDPEFPDTSHFRSGRGCHSVLRRIKEEWGISRWFLEFDIRKCFHTIDRHRLIPIFKEEINDPKFFYPIQKVFSAGRLVGGEKGPYSVPHSVLLSALPGNIYLHKLDQEIRRIRQKYEIPIVQRIRSVLLRTGRIDDQENSGEEASFNAPQDNRALIVGRVKSIQRKAAFHSLVSSWHTPPTSTPRLRGDQKTPFVFPPSSALAAFLNKPSSLLCAAFLIEAAGLTPRAEFYGRERCNNNWAMRDLIKYCKRKGLLIEQGGEAILVIRSERRLARKLAPLKTHYLIRICYARYADDLLLGIVGAVELLIEIQKRIAHFLQSGLNLWVGSAGSTTIAARSTVEFPGTVIREVPPRTTPIQFLRELEKRLRVKHRIHITACHLRSAIHSKFRNLGDSIPIKQLTKGMSKTGSLLDGVQLAETLGTAGVRGPQVSVLWRTVKHIRQEERGISLLHSSGRSNAPSDVQQAVSRSGMSVPKLSLYTPAGRKAAGDGGGHWAGSISSEFPIQVEAPIKKILRRLRDRGIISRRRPWPIHVACLTNVSDGDIVNWSAGIAISPLSYYRCRDNLYQVRTIVDHQIRWSAIFTLAHKHKSSARNIIPKYSKDSNIVNKEGGKTLAEFPNSIELGKLGPGQDPNNKEHPTTRLD, from the coding sequence ATGAAAGAGGCGATCAGAATTGTACTCGAATCCATTTACGATCCCGAGTTTCCAGACACATCGCACTTCCGCTCGGGTCGAGGCTGCCACTCGGTCCTAAGACGGATCAAAGAAGAGTGGGGAATCTCTCGCTGGTTTTTAGAATTCGACATCAGGAAGTGTTTTCACACCATCGACCGACATCGACTCATCCCAATCTTTAAGGAGGAGATCAACGATCCCAAGTTCTTTTACCCCATTCAGAAAGTCTTTTCCGCCGGACGACTCGTAGGAGGTGAGAAGGGCCCTTACTCCGTCCCACACAGTGTACTACTATCGGCCCTACCAGGCAACATCTACCTACACAAGCTCGATCAGGAGATAAGGAGGATCCGACAGAAGTACGAAATTCCGATTGTTCAGAGAATCAGATCGGTTCTATTAAGGACAGGTCGTATTGATGACCAAGAAAACTCTGGAGAAGAAGCAAGCTTCAACGCTCCCCAAGACAACAGAGCCCTCATTGTGGGGAGGGTAAAGAGCATCCAACGCAAAGCGGCCTTTCATTCCCTTGTTTCGTCGTGGCACACCCCCCCCACAAGCACCCCCCGGCTCAGGGGGGACCAGAAAACGCCTTTCGTTTTCCCCCCTTCGTCGGCCCTTGCCGCCTTCCTTAACAAGCCCTCGAGCCTCCTTTGCGCCGCCTTCCTCATAGAAGCCGCCGGGTTGACCCCGAGGGCCGAATTCTATGGTAGAGAACGCTGTAATAATAATTGGGCCATGAGAGACCTTATTAAGTATTGCAAAAGAAAGGGCCTGCTGATAGAACAGGGCGGGGAGGCGATACTAGTTATCAGGTCAGAGAGACGCCTGGCCCGTAAGCTGGCCCCCTTAAAAACCCATTACTTAATAAGGATTTGTTACGCGCGATATGCCGACGACTTACTACTGGGAATCGTGGGTGCCGTAGAGCTTCTCATAGAAATACAAAAACGTATCGCCCACTTCCTACAATCCGGCCTGAACCTTTGGGTAGGCTCTGCAGGATCAACAACAATAGCTGCACGGAGTACGGTAGAATTCCCCGGTACGGTCATTCGGGAAGTCCCTCCGAGGACGACTCCCATACAATTTTTGCGAGAGCTGGAGAAGCGTCTACGGGTAAAGCACCGTATCCATATAACTGCTTGCCACCTACGCTCCGCCATCCATTCCAAGTTTAGGAACCTAGGTGATAGTATCCCGATCAAACAGCTGACGAAGGGGATGAGCAAAACAGGGAGTCTACTGGACGGGGTTCAACTAGCGGAGACTCTTGGAACAGCTGGAGTAAGAGGTCCCCAAGTGAGCGTATTATGGAGGACCGTCAAGCACATTCGGCAAGAAGAAAGGGGGATCTCGTTGTTGCATAGCTCAGGTCGGAGCAACGCGCCATCGGACGTTCAACAGGCAGTCTCACGATCGGGCATGAGTGTCCCGAAGTTGTCATTGTATACTCCCGCGGGTCGGAAGGCGGCGGGGGACGGAGGAGGACACTGGGCGGGATCTATCAGCAGCGAATTCCCCATACAGGTAGAGGCGCCTATCAAAAAGATACTCCGAAGGCTTCGGGATCGAGGTATCATTAGCCGAAGAAGACCCTGGCCAATCCACGTGGCCTGCTTGACGAACGTCAGCGACGGAGACATCGTAAATTGGTCCGCGGGCATCGCGATAAGTCCTCTGTCCTACTACAGGTGCCGCGACAACCTTTACCAAGTCCGAACGATTGTCGACCACCAGATCCGCTGGTCCGCAATATTCACCCTAGCCCACAAGCACAAATCCTCGGCGCGGAATATAATCCCAAAGTACTCCAAAGACTCAAATATAGTAAATAAAGAAGGTGGTAAGACCCTTGCAGAGTTCCCCAACAGCATAGAGCTTGGGAAGCTCGGACCCGGTCAAGATCCGAACAACAAGGAGCACCCAACTACTAGACTAGACTAG
- the rps7 gene encoding ribosomal protein S7: MGGLDGEQKQLIKKLVNFRMKEGKRTRVRAIFYQTFHRPARTERDVIKLMVDAVENIKPICEVEKVRIAGTIYDVPGIVAKDRQQTLAIRWILEAAFKRRISYRISLEKCSFAEILDAYRKRGIARKKRENLHGLSSTNRSFAHFRWW; encoded by the coding sequence ATGGGGGGCTTGGATGGTGAGCAAAAACAATTGATCAAGAAGTTGGTCAACTTTCGCATGAAAGAAGGTAAAAGAACGAGAGTTCGTGCTATTTTTTATCAAACTTTTCATCGCCCGGCTCGAACTGAACGCGATGTAATCAAACTTATGGTTGACGCCGTAGAGAATATAAAGCCCATATGCGAAGTGGAAAAAGTAAGAATAGCGGGTACTATTTATGATGTCCCTGGGATTGTAGCCAAGGATCGTCAACAAACCTTAGCTATTCGTTGGATCCTTGAAGCAGCTTTCAAACGACGTATAAGCTACAGGATAAGCTTAGAGAAATGTTCATTTGCTGAGATACTGGATGCTTACCGAAAGAGGGGAATTGCACGTAAGAAAAGGGAGAATCTTCATGGACTGTCTTCCACCAATCGAAGTTTCGCGCATTTCAGATGGTGGTAA